From the Paenibacillus sp. R14(2021) genome, the window AGCACCAGCTGGGCGAGCATCGTCCCGAGGAAACGTGTCGTCATCAGTAGTACATAAATTTTGCCTAATTGTGTGCGATATTCCGTGTTGTTCAGCGCCTTGTCCGTAATGAGGCCAAGCTGCGGGTCGATGAAGATGGTGAGCAGAATCGTAGCAACGCCGTTAATGATGCCGGAGGCCTGCGACGCTGTCGTGCTGAGCGCGGGAAACAAATGCGCGGCGTAGAGCGCCGCCAGCACTCCGACGGTATAGAACGAAGTAACGATGACGTTGATGAGGATAAATGTTTTCGAAATGCCGAGATAGCGAAAGCGGCTGATCCGAAACCGCGGCAGCCGGATATAATGCTTCGTGTTCTTCAACTGCCCGATCGTGACGCTGGAGACCAGCTTCGGGATCGAGCCGGCCACCTCCAGCTTCGCGATCAGCCTGCCGAACAGGTTGACGCAGGTCGGAAACAGCATGATGGCCGCCAAGGTCCCAACCGACGAAGCCAGCAGCGTGACGCGCAAATAATGCAGCATGTCGAAGGAAGCATGTGCCCTTGCGTAGTCCACGAACTTCGCAGCAATCGGCCCCTGTACCATATTCGCCGTCCTGGACACGAGCACGATAATGCCGGTCAAGGACAGCGCCACGGCGATCTTGTTCAGACGAACGCCGGCAAACCGGACGGCATAGGAGAGCGTCTCCGCCGTATGGATGATCGACGTCATGATGAAGACAATCACGAGATTGGTCAACAAAGCCCGCATCAACTCCGCTTCGGGGTGATTTTCGCGCGCCTCCGGCTCGGACGCGCCAGTAAGCTAAGCCTCGTCAAACAGCGCTGTCGACAGGTATCTTTCTCCCGTATCCGGAAGCAAGACAACGATATTCTTGCCTTCATTCTCAGGCCGTTTGGCGAGCGTCATCGCGGCAAACACGGCCGCTCCGGACGAAATTCCAACCAACAGTCCCTCCACTCTAGCGAGCTGACGCGCGGTCTCCACCGCTTCTTCGTTGCGAACAGGGAGGATCTCGTCCACAACAGCCCGATTGAAGTTGCCTGGCACGAAGCCCGCGCCGATCCCTTGGATCATATGCCCGCCTTTCGGCCCACCGGCAAGCACCTGGGAATCGAACGGCTCCACGGCCACGATGCGCACGGATGGCTTCCGTTGCTTCAGCACTTCGCCTACGCCGGAGATCGTACCGCCCGTACCGACGCCGGCTACGAAAATATCGACATCGCCCTCTGTGTCCCGCCATATTTCTTCCGCGGTCGTACGCTTATGAACATCAGGGTTCGCTGCGTTATTAAACTGCTGCGGAATGAACGCATGCGGAATATCGGCTGCCAGCTGCTCAGCCTTATGAATGGCGCCTGCCATCCCTTCCTGCGCTGGCGTAAGGATAAGCTCCGCGCCAAGCGCAGTCAGCAGCTTCCGGCGCTCAACGCTGAAGCTCTCCGGCAGCGTAATGATGAGCCGATAGCCGAGCGCAGCTGCCGCAAAGGCAAGTCCGACGCCCGTGTTCCCGCTCGTCGGCTCGATAATGACGGAGTCCGGCTGGAGCAGCCCTCGCGCCTCCGCGTCCTTGATCATCGCGTAGCCGATGCGGTCCTTCACGCTGCCCGCGGGATTGAAATATTCCAGCTTGGCGATCAGCTTGGCCTGAAGCCCCTGCTTGTCCGCAAAATTAGCAAGCTCCAGCAGCGGAGTATTCCCGATCAATTCCGTCAAGTTTTTTGCAATGCCAGTCATTTTATTACCTCCTCTTGGGGTTCATCCCAGCTTCTTCTCGAAACAAACGCTTGACGGACAATCCACGTACTCGCCGTAAGGCGCGATAGCATAATACCCGTTCTTCTTATAGAACTGAATGGCTTCGAACTGCGGATCACCGGTTTCAAGCCGGATATACGTGTACTGCTTCTCTGCGGCTTTCCCCTCCAAATAACGGAGAATCCGCCCTGCTATGCCTCGATTTCGATACGCCGGATCGACATAGAACCGTTTTAGCTCGGTAGACGCTTCATCGATTTCCTTAATCGCGCCGCAGCCGACCGGGCTCCCGTCCGCATACGCAACGACAAAATGGATAGCAGCCAAATCCGGATCATCCAGGTCGACAACGAATACCTCCTCCGGGGGATAGATTTCGTAGAGGTAGGTGTCAAGCTTATCGATCAAACCAAGCAAATCGGGATCCTTAATTGCCGCGTCTTTCAGTACAATATCATTCATGTCCGTTTTCTCCTTTTCCAACCACGCATTCACATGCTGTATCCATGCACCGCCCGAATCCGCCAGCAAGGTTTTCCAGCCCAGCCGGCCGGCGGCCTCTAAATTGTTGCCCGAATCATCGACGAACATAATCGGCGCCTCTTGTATGACCTGCGTGTTCGCAAGCGCAAATATGCCTTCATCCGGCTTGCTCATGCCCGCATCGCTTGAAATCGTGATACTGCGGAGGTATGGCTTCGCATCCTCCAGCAAGGGAAGCAGCCACTCCGCCCGATGATTGCTCAAAATATGAATATCCGCGAGCTCGCTCCACCTCGGCAGGCAATGATAGCCCGGAAGCGGACTTAGATGCTGATTGAGCAGCTCTTTCGCTAGGCGGATCTCCACGCCCGGACAGCGAGCCTGAAGCCAGTCCCAGAATTCGCCCTCCGTCAGTTCGCCCGTCCACAGCCTCCCGCGAATGTCCGCCCGGTATGCGGTTCTGATTTCTTCATAAGTCAGGAAAGCGGCGTCCGCAAGCTCCTGCCAGTATGCCGGCGTCAAATTCGTGACGAGGACACCGCCTGCATCCAGAATGAGCTGGGGTCTATTCATGTTCATCCGCCTTTCAGGGAATCATGGCAAAAATATACGTATCCCGCAGTGTGCTTCCATCTGCTGATAAATCATCGTTGCGCAGCGTGCCTTCATGCCAATAGCCTAGACGCATCGGAATGGCTTGGCTCTTCTCGTTCAGCGCATCGCAGCGGATTTCGACCCTGCGCGCCAGCAATTCGGTAAAAGCAAACGCCGTGATTCCTTCCACGGCTTCCGTCATATAGCCCTTGCCGCTCTGCCGCGTGTCGATCCAATAGCCGATCTCGAACTTGCGGACGCTCCAGTTGGGATTATGAAGGCCGGAAGAGCCGATGAAGCTGCCGCTGCTCTTATCGAAGATCAGCAGCCTCATGTCTTCCCGCAGTATGAATTTCGAGCTGGCTAAGCGCAGGTTCGCTTCGATGGTTTCTTCGGTTTGCTCCGTTTGCGCAAAGGGAAGCCATGCCTTCAGCTCGGCCACGGATGCCGCATACGCCTCGTAGACGGCGCGGCCGTCTCCCGGACGCGGCACGCGAATCAGCAGCCGCTGCGTTTCGAATTGCGTAGGAATGTCGATCAGCAATGGATTCATCGTTTATCCTCCTCCTGCTTCTACACCTATTGCTATGCCTATGTCTGGCCATTCATTTCAAGTATACCAAATTACAGCCGATTCATAGAATTCATCGGCCCGACAAGCCGAAGCAATGTGCTCGCCACAATGAAAGAAGCCCTCTCTTAGATCGAAGAGGGGCTCACGCAAGAGATAGACTATAGAGAAGCTGCAAAACGTGCCGGCTGCTCGGAATTTCATTTCAAGAAGGTGTTTGCATTTCTAGCACGACCTCACTGCCCGAAAATATCCGCCGCGGACGCCGAGGCTGACTTTTTGCGGATGGCCCATTCGGCTGCAGCGAGGTTGATCGCCCAGCCCGCACCCATCAGCAGCGCTTTGCTAAGCTCACCCGCCGGGCCGTAGACGAGTGTCCAGGCCATCTCGGTTAACGCCTGCGTACCCGCGCCAAGCCCAATCGCGTAAGCGCGTGTCATCCATATCCGGTGCCGGGCAACATCCCCTCGCAGGATCGCGGTAAAGCCGAGGAGAATGAAGACGACCATGGCCGAGCCAAACAGTAACCGCAAGACATAAAGCAGCTTACCGCTATACGGGATTGAATAGAATAGCGTCATCCACAGCCCTGTAAACCCGACCAACAGGCCGCATACAACCAGAAGCCGCCCTGCCGCGCGGTGCCAGCCCGGACTGCGCCGCCTGAAACCGGGTGCAAACTGGAATGCGCCAAGGACGGCATACACGCTGGCGCTCAGGATATGCAGCACAACCGGCAGGGGCGACGCAAAGAACCGTGCGTTGTCCGGCGTAATTTCCGCACCGACTGCAAGCGTGACAAGACGGTAAGCTCCTCCGAAGAGCGGAATGACGCACAGAAGAAGAAGTACGGCGACAAGCCGCTTAGCCGAGCCTTCTTTTGCCGCCGCTTTGACTTTCTTAGACGCAGATTTTCTTGACTTCTTGTGCCGAGGCACGCCGGGGTCTTGATGTTCCGTGTAGGCATTCGTTTGCATATCAGGCTTTCTCAGGCCGCTCACGCCAGAGCGAATATCCCATCCAAGCTAGGCTTATTCCCATCGGTACTGCAAAATACCGATCGTAGGGGTGATGGACCAACGAAGACAATAAGAGGGGGAGAATGGTACTGAACACAAGCAGTCCAGCCCCCCAGCGCGACAGGATGCCGGCACGCATTACAGCGATTCCAAACAGCAGGCCACCGAGTAAATACAGGACTCCTG encodes:
- a CDS encoding lipid II flippase Amj family protein, whose translation is MLTNLVIVFIMTSIIHTAETLSYAVRFAGVRLNKIAVALSLTGIIVLVSRTANMVQGPIAAKFVDYARAHASFDMLHYLRVTLLASSVGTLAAIMLFPTCVNLFGRLIAKLEVAGSIPKLVSSVTIGQLKNTKHYIRLPRFRISRFRYLGISKTFILINVIVTSFYTVGVLAALYAAHLFPALSTTASQASGIINGVATILLTIFIDPQLGLITDKALNNTEYRTQLGKIYVLLMTTRFLGTMLAQLVLVPAALLIGYFVKMI
- a CDS encoding GNAT family N-acetyltransferase, giving the protein MNPLLIDIPTQFETQRLLIRVPRPGDGRAVYEAYAASVAELKAWLPFAQTEQTEETIEANLRLASSKFILREDMRLLIFDKSSGSFIGSSGLHNPNWSVRKFEIGYWIDTRQSGKGYMTEAVEGITAFAFTELLARRVEIRCDALNEKSQAIPMRLGYWHEGTLRNDDLSADGSTLRDTYIFAMIP
- a CDS encoding GNAT family N-acetyltransferase; this translates as MNRPQLILDAGGVLVTNLTPAYWQELADAAFLTYEEIRTAYRADIRGRLWTGELTEGEFWDWLQARCPGVEIRLAKELLNQHLSPLPGYHCLPRWSELADIHILSNHRAEWLLPLLEDAKPYLRSITISSDAGMSKPDEGIFALANTQVIQEAPIMFVDDSGNNLEAAGRLGWKTLLADSGGAWIQHVNAWLEKEKTDMNDIVLKDAAIKDPDLLGLIDKLDTYLYEIYPPEEVFVVDLDDPDLAAIHFVVAYADGSPVGCGAIKEIDEASTELKRFYVDPAYRNRGIAGRILRYLEGKAAEKQYTYIRLETGDPQFEAIQFYKKNGYYAIAPYGEYVDCPSSVCFEKKLG
- a CDS encoding DUF2306 domain-containing protein — encoded protein: MSGLRKPDMQTNAYTEHQDPGVPRHKKSRKSASKKVKAAAKEGSAKRLVAVLLLLCVIPLFGGAYRLVTLAVGAEITPDNARFFASPLPVVLHILSASVYAVLGAFQFAPGFRRRSPGWHRAAGRLLVVCGLLVGFTGLWMTLFYSIPYSGKLLYVLRLLFGSAMVVFILLGFTAILRGDVARHRIWMTRAYAIGLGAGTQALTEMAWTLVYGPAGELSKALLMGAGWAINLAAAEWAIRKKSASASAADIFGQ
- the cysK gene encoding cysteine synthase A; the protein is MTGIAKNLTELIGNTPLLELANFADKQGLQAKLIAKLEYFNPAGSVKDRIGYAMIKDAEARGLLQPDSVIIEPTSGNTGVGLAFAAAALGYRLIITLPESFSVERRKLLTALGAELILTPAQEGMAGAIHKAEQLAADIPHAFIPQQFNNAANPDVHKRTTAEEIWRDTEGDVDIFVAGVGTGGTISGVGEVLKQRKPSVRIVAVEPFDSQVLAGGPKGGHMIQGIGAGFVPGNFNRAVVDEILPVRNEEAVETARQLARVEGLLVGISSGAAVFAAMTLAKRPENEGKNIVVLLPDTGERYLSTALFDEA